From Coffea arabica cultivar ET-39 chromosome 2e, Coffea Arabica ET-39 HiFi, whole genome shotgun sequence, the proteins below share one genomic window:
- the LOC140036181 gene encoding replication protein A 70 kDa DNA-binding subunit B-like, producing MVNLLCIADIRPRMRGWSAHVTVQEKMHVASSQKSPTRYQKFVFADEQGSRVEGIMFNAAIEKMGTKLHVFKKYLISNADVREIEERYQTNGLTMQWVISTQTVVEELNEQGSIVLPSEFAPISFKDLASYADSKSQTVDIMAVVVDAMPVVPIKNDSQESFVQRFLIVNEEMVPTVLSLWNAFVENEGKLLTDHRNRHPVVICRRLKVVTYNGIALSTRNDSVIVVDPPVGDARSLKNWASRNDKELLALRRDKPYSNQSPKMFYGPQQKLTAIRDVLPTEKVSWVKCRFDIDLTDETDTLTASVFGEQAEALLGFTALQAIDSFNKNEDLPLARTHEALKNKMFIVQLKPGSTRNDGSYQNYTVVYYFEENAETASAENQMHVGSKSGTDKESYLQNSNDQATSSVALPPEKEELPSKTRRCLRSSFDESEEATSKKQRNK from the exons ATGGTGAATCTGCTCTGCATTGCTGATATCAGACCAAGAATGAGAGGATGGTCAGCCCACGTTACTGTTCAGGAAAAGATGCACGTTGCTTCTTCACAAAAGTCTCCCACAAGATACCAGAAATTTGTTTTTGCTGATGAACAG GGATCCAGAGTTGAGGGAATTATGTTTAATGCTGCTATTGAAAAGATGGGAACAAAACTCCATGTTTTTAAGAAGTATCTGATATCAAATGCTGATGTCAGAGAAATTGAGGAGCGGTATCAAACTAATGGCCTTACGATGCAGTGGGTGATAAGCACACAAACTGTTGTTGAGGAGCTTAATGAACAGGGGAGCATTGTTTTGCCGTCCGAGTTCGCTCCTATAAGCTTTAAAGACTTAGCCAGTTATGCTGATTCAAAGTCTCAAACTGTTG ATATTATGGCCGTAGTTGTTGACGCAATGCCTGTTGTTCCAATTAAAAATGATTCGCAGGAGTCATTTGTCCAGAGATTTCTTATTGTGAATGAAGA GATGGTCCCTACTGTGCTATCTTTGTGGAATGCATTTGTCGAGAATGAAGGGAAGCTACTTACAGACCACCGCAACAGGCATCCAGTTGTTATATGCCGTAGACTTAAAGTTGTCACGTACAATG GAATAGCACTGTCAACAAGAAATGACTCAGTAATTGTTGTTGATCCACCTGTTGGAGATGCTAGAAGCCTAAAAAATTG GGCATCAAGGAATGACAAGGAATTACTTGCTCTCCGCCGTGATAAGCCGTATAGTAACCAATCTCCTAAAATGTTCTACGGCCCTCAACAAAAACTAACTGCTATACGAGATGTTTTGCCAACTGAAAAG GTTTCGTGGGTCAA ATGCCGCTTTGATATTGACCTTACTGATGAAACTGACACGCTTACAGCATCAGTTTTTGGTGAACAAGCCGAGGCATTGCTTGGATTTACTGCTTTACAAGCAATAGATTCCTTCAACAAG AATGAAGACCTGCCTTTAGCTAGGACCCATGAAGCCTTGAAGAATAAAATGTTCATAGTACAACTTAAACCAGGAAGCACAAGAAATGATGGATCATATCAGAACTACACTGTTGTATattattttgaagaaaatgcTGAGACTGCCTCTGCTGAGAATCAGATGCATGTTGGTTCGAAATCTGGGACTG ACAAGGAGAGCTACCTTCAGAATAGTAATGATCAGGCTACTTCTTCTGTTGCTTTACCTCCAG agAAAGAAGAATTGCCATCTAAAACACGCCGCTGTCTTCGAAGTAGTTTTGATGAATCTGAGGAAGCCACTTCAAAGAAGCAGCGCAACAAATAG
- the LOC140036182 gene encoding uncharacterized protein: MDRNTVRRIHYANMPKEKKDELLQRRRERYARKKAGNMHTAEQSSYSAMPEEQKNKIRQHRRELYAAKKTEHVAPPTASTPVCNVPRVKHCQKNYRAFAKKPPPEQILNASAPETCSSAPNPIPDNNELADLFDSISTKLQSSSSALPSSALPSSLATTPGQSCVPEAYTDSLVGEGTCIINVEPSDSSKQNGIQQILVSTQLQNSGKRQRTKKGSFSRLKQIPTETLVLPDAPMCQHCSAKRFHLEPPNFCCSGGEVSVVHPVMPYDLFRLYSGTDEDCVHFRKNVRTYNNNLAFSTFAAKYDKDLTKNTKGVYTFRVQGQIYHLLNSLKPNGHPPTGIQLYFYDQEEELSKRLDASPRLRDSTLKLLMGILEQNPYTKVFKSLRELPNLDDHSIFLNSNPGLDQRLYNMPTSSEVAAIWTETDNEALDKGAHIQVYTHANTSHRIQHYFACYDSLQYPLLFPRGEAGWHYGIPRNTTTDKRKRKETDDGGLVDAAQIGTAIGLIQRENEAAEEGKKKRDTVSAREYYCYKLQIRDNDRSMLLHTGRLLQQFAVDIYVKIETSRLEFHRKKQKEIRTEILKGVTDSISSGQTEGSKVGRRVYLPSSFIGGPRDMRRRYIDAMSLVQRYGKPDIFITMTCNRMWKEIQDNLKYGEEAQDRPDLVSRVFRAKLELLKAEITKKKIFGEVAACVYVIEFQKRGLPHAHMLIILKPEYKPLNPEAYDMIVSAEIPDPAKQPHLHFLVMKHMLHGPCGSLKKDNVCMKDGVCKNHYPKSFTDYTTYTEDGYPHYRRRMDGRCVRVRDHLLDNRWVVPYNPYLLALFDCHLNVEICSTVKLVKYLYKYVYKGHDRVSFYIHSDKTFEDVDEISDFQSGRWVAAAEAFWRIFRFGLNEMTPSVYALQVHLPGEQMVSFHRKTNLADLVADVDFSKTMLTEFFYMNQTNKYAQELKLLYKQFPEFFVWKPAKKRWSQRKRRKVVGRLVTVSPAEGERYFLRLLLSCVCAPASFDHLLTVNGIRMNSYREAAFQMGLLQSDTYIEDTLDEAATFQMPSSLRSLFAVMLAFCSPSNPKHLWEKYETELSRDYQKHSSLTGYSSEYIRMLVLQELSKFLEQMGKSVNDFHLVSDYLGVTLDQRITKEIEAERSVQFAEEDLLMSSKFNAGQKCAYDSIMAQVFSTKAQSFFIDGPGGTGKTFLYRSLLATLRSQGYIAIAVASSGVAASILPGGRTAHSRFKIPLDISKTKACQVSKQSSIAKLLIEAKLILWDEASMAKKETIEAFDMLLRDIMESDDPFGGKVVVFGGDFRQTLPVIRDATRDVLVQSSFVNSPLWSALQKITLTENMRAVMDRAFSEFLLRIGEGREPEDKDGKISLCKDMIIPYDGKEASLNRLIESVFGDLNIYASDPYQMINRCILSPTNNAVDDVNQIIIDRFPKDPHVYISSDRTLNEKDQGDYEDFLNSLSPKGLPPHKLILKENCPVILLRNLNPMEGLCNGTRLICRELRHNTICAEIAVGQYCGKKVFLPKIPLQTSDGEKNGIPFKRTQFPIKLCFAMTINKSQGQTLDDVGIYLREPVFSHGQLYVALSRAKSSSAVKVLIVPATYRDTVTECKTRNVVFDEVLTLAKQ; encoded by the exons ATGGACCGCAATACCGTTAGACGTATACATTATGCTAATAtgccaaaagagaaaaaggatgaGTTATTGCAGCGAAGACGGGAGCGGTATGCTAGGAAAAAGGCAGGTAACATGCATACTGCTGAGCAATCTAGCTATTCAGCTATGCCAGAagagcaaaaaaataaaattcgcCAGCACAGGAGGGAGTTATATGCTGCGAAAAAAACAGAGCACGTTGCTCCACCCACGGCTTCTACTCCTGTGTGCAATGTCCCCAGAGTTAAACATTGTCAGAAAAACTATAGGGCCTTTGCCAAGAAGCCTCCCCCAGAGCAAATTCTGAATGCTTCTGCACCTGAGACGTGCAGCTCTGCACCAAACCCTATTCCTGACAATAATGAATTAGCTGATTTGTTTGATAGCATATCCACAAAACTCCAGTCATCATCATCTGCTTTGCCTTCATCTGCTTTGCCCTCTTCTTTAGCTACTACTCCTGGGCAGTCTTGTGTGCCTGAAG CGTATACTGACTCCCTGGTTGGAGAAGGAACTTGTATCATCAATGTTGAACCATCTGATTCCTCTAAACAAAACGGCATCCAACAGATTCTTGTTAGCACACAACTCCAAAATAGCG GTAAGCGACAAAGGACCAAAAAAGGCAGTTTTTCTCGCTTGAAACAGATTCCAACTGAAACATTGGTCCTCCCTGATGCGCCAATGTGTCAACACTGCAGTGCTAAGCGATTCCATTTGGAACCTCCGAATTTTTGCTGTTCAGGTGGTGAGGTTTCGGTTGTTCATCCTGTGATGCCTTACGACCTCTTCCGGCTCTATTCTGGTACAGATGAGGACTGCGTTCATTTCCGGAAGAATGTCCGCACATACAATAATAATCTTGCCTTTAGCACTTTTGCTGCAAAATATGATAAGGATCTGACCAAGAATACTAAGGGAGTTTACACTTTTCGTGTACAAGGCCAAATTTATCACCTTCTGAATAGTCTGAAGCCAAATGGCCATCCTCCTACTGGTATCCAGCTATACTTCTATGATCAAGAGGAGGAACTGTCGAAGAGACTTGATGCTTCTCCAAGATTACGTGACAGCACTCTTAAACTCCTAATGGGTATTCTTGAACAGAATCCTTATACCAAGGTTTTCAAGTCGCTAAGAGAACTTCCTAATCTGGATGACCATAGTATATTTCTTAATTCCAATCCAGGGCTTGATCAGCGTTTATATAACATGCCAACGTCTTCAGAAGTTGCTGCAATATGGACAGAGACTGACAATGAAGCCTTAGACAAGGGCGCCCACATACAAGTTTATACTCATGCAAATACAAGCCATAGAATTCAGCACTATTTTGCGTGCTACGATTCTCTGCAATATCCGCTATTGTTTCCTCGAGGTGAAGCTGGCTGGCACTATGGTATTCCAAGAAACACCACTACTGATAAAAGAAAGAGGAAGGAAACTGATGATGGTGGTCTTGTTGATGCCGCTCAAATAGGAACAGCTATTGGTCTTATTCAAAGGGAAAATGAAG ctgCTGAGGAGGGAAAAAAGAAACGTGACACTGTTTCTGCTCGAGAATATTATTGCTACAAATTGCAGATTAGAGACAATGATAGGTCAATGCTCTTGCACACAGGGAGACTCTTGCAGCAGTTCGCCGTTGATATTTATGTTAAGATAGAGACCTCTAGGCTTGAATTCCataggaaaaaacaaaaagaaattagaACTGAAATTCTTAAAGGTGTAACAGATAGCATCTCTTCTGGTCAGACCGAAGGTAGTAAGGTTGGCCGAAGAGTTTACCTTCCATCTTCCTTTATTGGTGGTCCAAGGGACATGAGACGGAGGTATATAGATGCTATGTCTTTGGTCCAGAGGTACGGTAAACCTGACATATTCATTACCATGACTTGTAATAGGATGTGGAAGGAAATACAGGACAACCTCAAATACGGAGAAGAAGCTCAGGATAGACCTGATTTAGTTTCAAGAGTGTTTAGAGCAAAGTTGGAATTATTAAAGGCTGAAatcacaaaaaagaaaatatttggtGAAGTTGCTGCTTGTGTGTATGTGATTGAGTTTCAAAAGAGAGGACTTCCTCATGCTCATATGTTGATCATTTTGAAACCAGAATATAAGCCCCTCAATCCTGAAGCTTATGACATGATAGTTTCGGCTGAAATACCTGATCCTGCGAAGCAACCTCATTTGCACTTTCTGGTTATGAAACACATGTTGCATGGTCCATGTGGTTCGTTAAAAAAAGATAATGTTTGTATGAAAGATGGAGTGTGCAAGAACCATTATCCAAAGAGCTTCACTGACTACACAACTTATACAGAGGATGGTTATCCTCATTATAGGAGAAGGATGGATGGTCGCTGTGTAAGAGTAAGGGATCATTTGTTAGATAACAGATGGGTTGTTCCATATAATCCATACCTTCTAGCATTGTTTGACTGCCACTTGAATGTGGAAATCTGTTCCACTGTTAAGTTAGTTAAGTATCTGTACAAATATGTTTATAAAGGACATGATCGTGTGAGCTTTTATATCCACTCTGACAAAACCTTTGAAGATGTTGATGAGATTTCCGACTTCCAGTCTGGGCGATGGGTCGCTGCTGCAGAAGCTTTTTGGCGCATATTTCGGTTTGGTTTAAATGAAATGACCCCGAGCGTCTACGCATTACAGGTCCATCTGCCTGGAGAGCAAATGGTTTCTTTTCACAGAAAAACTAATCTTGCTGATTTGGTTGCTGATGTTGACTTCTCAAAGACAATGCTGACTGAGTTCTTTTATATGAATCAAACAAATAAGTATGCTCAGGAGCTCAAGCTGCTTTACAAACAATTTCCTGAGTTTTTTGTATGGAAGCCAGCCAAGAAGCGTTGGTCTCAAAGAAAACGGCGAAAAGTTGTTGGCCGATTGGTGACTGTTAGCCCAGCAGAAGGAGAAAGATATTTCTTGAGGTTGCTTTTGTCTTGTGTCTGTGCACCTGCTTCATTTGACCACTTGTTGACTGTAAATGGCATACGTATGAATTCCTACAGAGAAGCTGCTTTCCAAATGGGATTGTTACAATCAGATACGTATATCGAAGACACCCTTGATGAGGCTGCTACTTTCCAGATGCCTTCTTCGCTCAGAAGCTTATTTGCTGTGATGCTAGCTTTCTGCTCCCCATCAAACCCCAAACACCTGTGGGAAAAGTATGAAACTGAACTATCAAGGGATTATCAAAAACATAGTTCACTCACTGGATATTCTTCTGAATACATCAGAATGTTGGTTCTTCAGGAGCTcagcaaatttttggaacaaaTGGGTAAAAGTGTAAATGATTTTCACTTGGTTTCTGATTATCTTGGTGTTACATTGGATCAGCGGATTACAAAGGAAATTGAAGCTGAGAGAAGTGTTCAGTTCGCAGAGGAGGATTTGCTAATGTCTTCAAAATTTAATGCAGGTCAGAAATGTGCCTATGACTCTATCATGGCACAAGTTTTCTCGACCAAAGCCCAAAGTTTTTTCATCGACGGCCCTGGTGGAACGGGGAAAACTTTTCTTTATCGATCACTCCTTGCTACACTGCGTTCTCAAGGCTATATAGCCATTGCTGTAGCATCGTCCGGTGTTGCTGCCTCCATTCTTCCTGGTGGGAGGACTGCGCATTCGCGCTTTAAGATCCCTCTTGACATATCTAAAACTAAGGCTTGCCAAGTTAGTAAGCAAAGCTCTATTGCTAAGTTGCTTATAGAGGCCAAACTTATATTGTGGGATGAAGCTTCAATGGCTAAGAAGGAAACAATCGAAGCATTTGATATGCTTCTTAGAGATATAATGGAAAGCGATGATCCTTTTGGTGGCAAGGTAGTGGTTTTCGGAGGTGATTTCCGGCAGACCCTACCTGTGATTCGAGATGCAACTAGAGATGTTTTGGTTCAGTCAAGTTTTGTTAACTCCCCTCTCTGGAGTGCTTTGCAGAAAATTACTTTAACTGAAAATATGAGGGCTGTTATGGATCGTGCTTTCTCTGAATTCTTGCTACGGATAGGCGAGGGCCGTGAACCAGAAGACAAAGACGGCAAAATATCTTTATGTAAGGATATGATCATCCCTTATGATGGAAAGGAAGCTTCTCTTAACAG GTTAATAGAATCTGTTTTTGGTGATCTAAACATCTATGCTTCAGATCCATATCAGATGATTAATCGGTGTATTCTATCACCAACAAACAATGCTGTTGATGATGTTAACCAGATCATTATTGATAGGTTTCCTAAAGATCCGCATGTTTATATAAGTTCTGATAGAACTTTAAATGAGAAAGATCAAGGCGACTATGAAGACTTTCTCAATTCTTTAAGTCCAAAGGGGTTACCCCCTCATAAGCTGATCTTAAAGGAGAACTGTCCAGTTATTCTTCTCAGAAACTTAAACCCAATGGAAGGCCTTTGTAATGGCACCAGGCTTATATGCCGAGAGCTCCGGCACAACACTATTTGTGCAGAGATTGCAGTGGGTCAGTACTGCGGTAAAAAAGTCTTCTTGCCAAAGATTCCTCTCCAAACTTCCGACGGCGAAAAGAATGGCATACCCTTTAAAAGAACTCAGTTTCCTATCAAATTGTGTTTTGCCATGACGATAAACAAGTCTCAAGGACAGACTTTGGATGATGTAGGGATTTACTTGCGTGAACCTGTTTTTTCTCATGGCCAGCTATACGTTGCCCTTTCCCGTGCAAAAAGTTCATCTGCAGTTAAAGTCCTAATAGTGCCAGCAACATATCGTGACACAGTCACTGAATGCAAAACTAGAAATGTGGTCTTTGATGAAGTTCTTACGTTAGCTAAGCAGTAG
- the LOC140036949 gene encoding replication protein A 70 kDa DNA-binding subunit B-like isoform X1, whose translation MWSEHADGMLRLPEVNACLVRWTSQVQLIEASHVKTTCGSELTKKFRYFVFSDFQGVKVTALTIDENIDRVSDVLVPFKKYRVSKARVYEIPDSSLSVGSYRFYWVLTNDTVIDELIEIDPPKLPCYFRLRSIASCDAVADTENFIDIMGIVLCAFPAREVYFEGGPSVARDYVIVNYELRPVILTLWNEFEAIEGADIMANIAQNPVLICIRLRVTTDNYLSLSTQSSSVILVSPIVQEAGNLRAWFQANKSDLTQMVHERSYANSCVLVPPVASSRISQISFIAQATKFDIGTAWIRGTVSLEYRKGRLWYLACPHCYLPNDFSLNWGIMCRYCSRDIYTFPRACVTLAIKDGTGSLNVIAMGDEAEKLIGINSHRLYQADKEDVHLTDRVASALNGRVMLFYLKHSDHAFRVTKGARYTIVASYDVNDAEAQAA comes from the exons ATGTGGTCTGAACATGCTGATGGAATGTTGCGTTTGCCTGAGGTTAATGCTTGTCTGGTTCGTTGGACATCTCAAGTTCAGCTTATTGAGGCATCGCACGTGAAGACAACTTGTGGCAGTGAGCTAACAAAGAAGTTCCGATACTTTGTTTTTTCTGATTTCCAG GGTGTTAAGGTGACTGCACTTACGATTGATGAGAATATTGATCGTGTTAGTGATGTACTTGTGCCATTTAAGAAGTATCGCGTTTCAAAAGCCCGTGTTTATGAGATACCTGACTCTTCTTTGAGTGTTGGTTCTTATCGCTTTTATTGGGTTTTAACTAATGACACTGTAATTGATGAATTAATCGAAATTGACCCTCCAAAACTCCCATGCTATTTTCGCCTACGCTCTATTGCTTCGTGTGACGCTGTTGCCGACACAGAAAACTTCATAG ATATCATGGGAATTGTTTTGTGTGCCTTTCCTGCTAGAGAGGTATATTTTGAAGGAGGCCCATCTGTCGCACGTGACTATGTTATTGTTAACTATGA GCTTAGGCCTGTTATTTTAACTCTTTGGAATGAGTTCGAAGCCATAGAAGGGGCTGACATAATGGCTAATATTGCACAGAATCCGGTTTTGATATGTATCCGTCTTAGGGTGACTACCGATAACT ATTTATCGTTATCTACTCAGTCTTCGTCTGTGATATTGGTTTCCCCAATTGTGCAAGAAGCTGGGAACCTCCGGGCATG GTTTCAAGCTAATAAATCAGACCTCACGCAAATGGTCCACGAGAGGAGTTATGCTAATTCATGTGTATTGGTCCCACCAGTTGCTTCTAGCCGTATAAGTCAGATCTCATTCATTGCACAGGCGacgaagttt GACATAGGAACTGCATGGATAAGAGGCACGGTTTCTCTTGAGTATAGAAAGGGTAGACTATGGTATCTAGCCTGTCCACATTGCTATCTTCCtaatgatttttctttgaaCTGGGGTATCATGTGCCGCTATTGCAGCCGAGACATTTATACTTTCCCTAG GGCTTGTGTGACTCTTGCTATCAAGGATGGCACTGGTTCACTGAATGTAATAGCCATGGGAGATGAGGCCGAGAAGTTAATAGGTATCAATTCTCACCGTTTATATCAGGCTGATAAGGAG GATGTGCATCTTACTGATCGTGTGGCGAGTGCACTTAACGGAAGAGTAATGTTGTTTTATCTTAAGCATTCGGACCATGCTTTTAGGGTTACAAAGGGTGCTCGCTATACAATCGTCGCTTCCTATGACGTGAATGATGCTGAAGCACAAGCTGCCTAA
- the LOC140036949 gene encoding replication protein A 70 kDa DNA-binding subunit B-like isoform X2, which yields MWSEHADGMLRLPEVNACLVRWTSQVQLIEASHVKTTCGSELTKKFRYFVFSDFQGVKVTALTIDENIDRVSDVLVPFKKYRVSKARVYEIPDSSLSVGSYRFYWVLTNDTVIDELIEIDPPKLPCYFRLRSIASCDAVADTENFIDIMGIVLCAFPAREVYFEGGPSVARDYVIVNYELRPVILTLWNEFEAIEGADIMANIAQNPVLICIRLRVTTDNYLSLSTQSSSVILVSPIVQEAGNLRAWFQANKSDLTQMVHERSYANSCVLVPPVASSRISQISFIAQATKFDIGTAWIRGTVSLEYRKGRLWYLACPHCYLPNDFSLNWGIMCRYCSRDIYTFPR from the exons ATGTGGTCTGAACATGCTGATGGAATGTTGCGTTTGCCTGAGGTTAATGCTTGTCTGGTTCGTTGGACATCTCAAGTTCAGCTTATTGAGGCATCGCACGTGAAGACAACTTGTGGCAGTGAGCTAACAAAGAAGTTCCGATACTTTGTTTTTTCTGATTTCCAG GGTGTTAAGGTGACTGCACTTACGATTGATGAGAATATTGATCGTGTTAGTGATGTACTTGTGCCATTTAAGAAGTATCGCGTTTCAAAAGCCCGTGTTTATGAGATACCTGACTCTTCTTTGAGTGTTGGTTCTTATCGCTTTTATTGGGTTTTAACTAATGACACTGTAATTGATGAATTAATCGAAATTGACCCTCCAAAACTCCCATGCTATTTTCGCCTACGCTCTATTGCTTCGTGTGACGCTGTTGCCGACACAGAAAACTTCATAG ATATCATGGGAATTGTTTTGTGTGCCTTTCCTGCTAGAGAGGTATATTTTGAAGGAGGCCCATCTGTCGCACGTGACTATGTTATTGTTAACTATGA GCTTAGGCCTGTTATTTTAACTCTTTGGAATGAGTTCGAAGCCATAGAAGGGGCTGACATAATGGCTAATATTGCACAGAATCCGGTTTTGATATGTATCCGTCTTAGGGTGACTACCGATAACT ATTTATCGTTATCTACTCAGTCTTCGTCTGTGATATTGGTTTCCCCAATTGTGCAAGAAGCTGGGAACCTCCGGGCATG GTTTCAAGCTAATAAATCAGACCTCACGCAAATGGTCCACGAGAGGAGTTATGCTAATTCATGTGTATTGGTCCCACCAGTTGCTTCTAGCCGTATAAGTCAGATCTCATTCATTGCACAGGCGacgaagttt GACATAGGAACTGCATGGATAAGAGGCACGGTTTCTCTTGAGTATAGAAAGGGTAGACTATGGTATCTAGCCTGTCCACATTGCTATCTTCCtaatgatttttctttgaaCTGGGGTATCATGTGCCGCTATTGCAGCCGAGACATTTATACTTTCCCTAG ATGA
- the LOC113732218 gene encoding uncharacterized protein, with protein sequence MPSIPFLGFTHISSSSLFPTKSSPNPEISLISANILLLGLKISSNMYSPEAISRDISNNLMFSSNTSSGANSFRNGFLDGDFFKSSKEILNSSSDLFQQPASAAAAAHFQQQNGGLMRYRSAPSAYFASYLDSSKDNNNTTNTNTSGGSNTNGDSSESDSMFSAFLNEPTNESPYHHQRNNPHQHQQQVQPQGSCGAMKMEMNEVESNPSGMQQNRNGNGFCSSNSSSSTMVSVGYQAAVCAGGGTVVGSYTVPLGVENQGQVRMNSNANGSNLIRQSSSPAGFFSGFDAVGEVGNFRSGNGTNGEASSSTGGLNNRLNFNSGPSSSSRFMPSIAENGNENGGTGSSEHRQLGNGNETNQGYVSGFLNDTWNDSPFNSLKRNRDGDLKVYSSFNGLENQDGGPRNQTPGLIHHLSLPKTAGEMAAIEKYMQFQQDSVPCKIRAKRGCATHPRSIAERMRRTRISERMKKLQELFPNMDKQTNTADMLDLAVEYIKDLQNQVQTLTETRAKCICSSKQPQCSHPAV encoded by the exons ATGCCATCAATACCGTTTCTGGGATTCACACATATTTCTTCATCATCCCTCTTTCCTACAAAGTCTTCTCCGAACCCTGAAATTTCATTAATTTCAGCTAATATTTTGCTGTTAGGGCTAAAGATTTCGTCCAACATGTATAGTCCAGAGGCAATTTCTAGAGACATAAGTAATAATCTTATGTTTTCTAGTAATACTTCTAGTGGTGCCAACAGTTTCAGGAATGGTTTCTTGGATGGGGATTTTTTCAAGAGTAGTAAAGAAATCCTGAATTCAAGTTCAGATCTTTTTCAGCAACCAGCATCAGCAGCAGCTGCAGCCCATTTTCAGCAGCAGAACGGTGGCTTGATGAGATATAGATCAGCTCCAAGTGCATATTTTGCTAGCTATTTAGATAGCAGCAAGGACAATAATAATACTACTAATACCAATACCAGTGGTGGTAGTAATACTAATGGGGATAGTTCTGAATCTGACTCAATGTTTTCAGCTTTCTTGAATGAACCCACTAATGAAAGTCCTTATCATCATCAGAGGAACAATCCTCACCAGCACCAGCAGCAAGTACAGCCGCAGGGTTCTTGTGGGGCTATgaagatggaaatgaatgagGTGGAATCAAACCCATCTGGAATGCAGCAAAATCGAAACGGAAATGGCTTTTGCAGTAGTAACAGTAGTAGTAGTACTATGGTTTCTGTAGGGTATCAGGCTGCTGTCTGCGCAGGTGGTGGTACTGTTGTTGGATCTTATACTGTCCCACTTGGGGTGGAGAATCAAGGTCAAGTCAGGATGAACAGTAATGCTAATGGCTCAAATCTCATCAGGCAAAGCAGTTCTCCAGCTGGGTTTTTCTCTG GATTTGATGCAGTGGGAGAAGTTGGAAACTTCAGAAGTGGTAACGGGACCAATGGGGAAGCAAGCTCATCAACCGGTGGCTTGAATAATCGTCTTAACTTCAACTCTGGACCATCTTCCAGTTCAAGGTTCATGCCTAGCATAGCAGAAAATGGGAATGAGAACGGTGGAACGGGTAGCTCTGAGCATCGACAATTGGGGAATGGAAATGAGACTAACCAAGGCTATGTCTCCGGCTTTCTTAATGATACTTGGAACGATTCTCCATTCAATAGCCTAAAAAGAAACAGAGATGGTGACTTGAAGGTGTACTCTAGTTTCAATGGATTGGAAAATCAG GATGGTGGACCTAGAAATCAAACTCCTGGATTAATTCACCATTTGAGTTTGCCAAAAACTGCTGGTGAAATGGCCGCCATAGAGAAATATATGCAATTTCAACAAGATTCTGTTCCTTGCAAAATACGTGCAAAAAGAGGTTGCGCCACGCATCCCCGCAGCATTGCAGAGAGG ATGAGACGTACTCGTATAAGCGAGAGAATGAAGAAGCTACAAGAACTCTTTCCCAATATGGACAAG CAAACAAACACAGCTGATATGTTGGACTTGGCTGTTGAATACATTAAAGACCTTCAAAACCAAGTCCAG ACACTCACGGAAACCAGGGCAAAGTGCATTTGTTCAAGCAAACAGCCACAATGTTCACACCCTGCGGTGTAG